Proteins encoded in a region of the Lepidochelys kempii isolate rLepKem1 chromosome 24, rLepKem1.hap2, whole genome shotgun sequence genome:
- the FXYD3 gene encoding FXYD domain-containing ion transport regulator 3 isoform X1 codes for MQPVTTGLLLLLAAAFPALKAEHPMDPASPFFYDWHRLRVGGLIAAAVLCTLGIVVLLSGKCKCKFNRKASRRPNEPLHLITPGSTSNC; via the exons ATGCAGCCAGTGACCACCGGCCTCCTGCTGCTCTTGGCAG CAGCGTTTCCTGCCCTGAAGGCTGAACACCCTATGG ATCCAGCAAGCCCCTTCTTTTATG ACTGGCACCGCCTGCGGGTCGGGGGGCTGATCGCCGCTGCCGTTCTCTGCACCCTGGGGATTGTCGTGCTGctca GTGGAAAATGCAAATGCAAATTTAACCGCAAAGccag cCGGCGACCAAATGAGCCCCTGCACCTCATCACTCCTG GCAGCACCAGTAACTGCTGA
- the FXYD3 gene encoding FXYD domain-containing ion transport regulator 3 isoform X2, whose translation MQPVTTGLLLLLAAFPALKAEHPMDPASPFFYDWHRLRVGGLIAAAVLCTLGIVVLLSGKCKCKFNRKASRRPNEPLHLITPGSTSNC comes from the exons ATGCAGCCAGTGACCACCGGCCTCCTGCTGCTCTTGGCAG CGTTTCCTGCCCTGAAGGCTGAACACCCTATGG ATCCAGCAAGCCCCTTCTTTTATG ACTGGCACCGCCTGCGGGTCGGGGGGCTGATCGCCGCTGCCGTTCTCTGCACCCTGGGGATTGTCGTGCTGctca GTGGAAAATGCAAATGCAAATTTAACCGCAAAGccag cCGGCGACCAAATGAGCCCCTGCACCTCATCACTCCTG GCAGCACCAGTAACTGCTGA